The following are encoded together in the Chiroxiphia lanceolata isolate bChiLan1 chromosome 8, bChiLan1.pri, whole genome shotgun sequence genome:
- the LRRC18 gene encoding leucine-rich repeat-containing protein 18 yields MAKGKAKGPQGKRITLKMAKNSIRVSFSGRRRLDLSKMGIATFPKCILELAGDVDELDLSRNMLRKIPNTIEKFQNLLWLDLHSNQLDELPQEIGSLQNLTFLNICNNKLTTESLPEELKLLKNLKTLNLGLNCLETVPTTLGALRELVDLGLFDNVLTTIPKSVKNLPKIERMNVKRNPLRELEKPEEEIDTIKRIETLHLVEEKDLCSSCLKKCKGEKDELHRLEDMTPSSSKELSFPLLLTPNSSAKDNQEEWRVRGTDP; encoded by the coding sequence ATGGCCAAGGGGAAAGCAAAAGGCCCACAAGGGAAAAGGATCACCTTGAAGATGGCCAAAAATTCAATCCGAGTAAGTTTTAGTGGAAGGCGTCGTCTTGACTTAAGCAAAATGGGCATTGCCACCTTCCCCAAATGCATTCTGGAACTGGCTGGTGATGTGGACGAACTTGATTTGAGCAGAAACATGTTGAGAAAGATTCCAAACACCATTGAGAAGTTCCAGAACCTGCTCTGGTTGGACCTGCATAGTAATCAGCTTGATGAGCTGCCCCAGGAAATAGGCTCACTTCAGAACCTTACTTTCCTGAATATATGCAACAACAAGTTGACCACGGAAAGTCTGCCAGAGGAGTTGAAACTTCTCAAGAACCTCAAGACTCTTAACCTTGGCTTGAACTGTCTTGAGACTGTTCCCACCACTCTTGGGGCCCTGAGGGAACTCGTTGATCTAGGTCTCTTTGACAACGTCTTGACCACCATACCAAAGAGCGTGAAAAATCTCCCCAAGATTGAGAGAATGAATGTAAAAAGAAACCCTTTACGAGAGTTAGAAAAGCCAGAGGAGGAGATTGACACCATCAAACGCATAGAAACACTTCACTTAGTAGAAGAGAAAGACCTATGCTCTTCCTGCCTGAAGAAGTGTAAGGGTGAGAAGGATGAGCTGCACAGGCTGGAGGACATGACACCTAGCTCCTCCAAGGAGCTAAGTTTCCCTTTACTCCTTACACCCAATTCCTCTGCAAAGGATAATCAAGAAGAATGGAGAGTAAGAGGCACAGATCCTTGA